The Latilactobacillus sakei subsp. sakei DSM 20017 = JCM 1157 genome includes a window with the following:
- the yjeM gene encoding glutamate/gamma-aminobutyrate family transporter YjeM, producing the protein MEKSKKINVNGLILMIFGSIFGFANTTIAFYLMGYASIIWYILAAIFFFLPTSLMFAEYGSSLKEARGGLYSWLEASIGKKAAFIGTFIWLASWIVWMVSTAAKVWIPFSTFLQGSDQTTTWHFIGLNGTQVVGVLGVLWILALTFLSSRGIDKIQKFASFSGMAVAFLFAAFLVISLAIWFKTGFKLAEPIHGVTTFVKSPMASYQSPIGMLSFVVFSIFAYAGMETMGGVTDSMDHPEKTFPKGLMIATAFITLIYAIAIFMWGISTNWHQVLGGDKANMGNITYVLMQNLGYQFGHAFGMSTTAAVGIGTLFARITGLIMFISYLGAFAVLIYSPLKSFVLGTPKALWPKGFAEVNKHGMPEKAMWAQAVLVCLLIAVISFGGKAASEFYNVLTLMSNVSTSLPYLFLVTAFPYFKARKDLERPYEFFKTKASVQAVTIVVDLVLVFGIAFTIVQPMLEGSYMDAFWMVIGPIVFAIMAIALYHRYQKKVA; encoded by the coding sequence ATGGAGAAATCAAAGAAGATTAATGTCAATGGCTTAATCTTGATGATCTTTGGATCAATTTTTGGCTTTGCGAATACCACCATTGCCTTTTATTTAATGGGCTATGCCAGTATTATCTGGTATATCCTAGCAGCTATCTTTTTCTTTTTACCAACCTCATTGATGTTTGCCGAATACGGTTCATCATTGAAAGAAGCGCGTGGGGGCCTTTATTCATGGCTTGAAGCGTCAATTGGTAAGAAGGCAGCCTTTATCGGAACGTTCATCTGGTTAGCCTCATGGATTGTTTGGATGGTATCGACCGCTGCGAAAGTGTGGATTCCATTTTCAACTTTCTTACAAGGATCAGACCAAACAACAACTTGGCATTTTATCGGGTTAAACGGGACTCAAGTCGTCGGTGTTTTAGGCGTGCTTTGGATTTTAGCGTTAACCTTCCTATCAAGCCGTGGGATTGATAAGATTCAGAAGTTTGCTTCTTTCAGTGGGATGGCTGTGGCCTTTTTATTCGCAGCTTTCTTAGTAATCAGTCTTGCAATCTGGTTCAAGACAGGCTTTAAGCTTGCCGAACCAATTCACGGTGTGACAACTTTCGTTAAGAGTCCAATGGCTTCTTATCAATCACCAATAGGGATGTTGTCATTCGTTGTCTTTTCAATCTTCGCTTATGCGGGGATGGAAACAATGGGTGGCGTGACGGATAGTATGGATCATCCAGAAAAGACTTTCCCTAAGGGGTTAATGATTGCGACAGCCTTCATTACCTTAATCTACGCCATTGCAATCTTCATGTGGGGCATTTCAACGAACTGGCACCAAGTTTTAGGTGGCGATAAAGCCAACATGGGGAATATCACGTACGTCTTGATGCAAAACTTAGGTTATCAATTTGGACATGCGTTTGGTATGTCAACGACAGCCGCTGTTGGTATCGGTACGTTATTTGCTCGAATCACCGGATTAATCATGTTTATCAGTTACCTTGGGGCATTTGCCGTCCTCATTTATTCACCATTAAAATCATTCGTACTGGGAACACCCAAAGCATTATGGCCAAAAGGCTTTGCTGAAGTCAATAAACACGGGATGCCTGAAAAGGCAATGTGGGCACAAGCTGTTTTGGTTTGTTTATTAATTGCTGTTATCTCATTTGGTGGTAAAGCTGCCAGCGAATTCTACAACGTATTAACCTTGATGTCGAACGTTTCAACATCATTACCTTATCTCTTCTTAGTGACTGCCTTCCCTTACTTTAAGGCGCGCAAAGATTTAGAGCGCCCTTACGAGTTCTTCAAGACTAAAGCATCAGTGCAAGCTGTGACAATTGTTGTCGATTTAGTCTTAGTCTTCGGGATTGCCTTCACGATTGTGCAACCGATGCTAGAAGGTAGCTATATGGATGCTTTCTGGATGGTCATCGGGCCAATCGTCTTTGCAATTATGGCGATCGCACTCTATCACCGTTATCAAAAGAAGGTCGCTTAA
- a CDS encoding ABC transporter permease, whose translation MTIPKLPLASWMDSFVDWLTQFTGFFNGLTNFIGGIINGFQWVFDLIPIWLFIVIIAGVTYFANRDTKKWGLILFEVAGLLLIWNLDFWRDMTQTLTLVLTSSLISLVIGVPLGIWMAKSDIAQAIFKPILDFMQTMPAFVYLIPAVAFFGIGMVPGVFASVIFAMPPTVRMTNLGIRQVPTELIEAADSYGSTEWQKLIKVQLPLAKSTLMAGVNQSMMLALSMVVIASMIGAMGLGTRVYFAVGRNDAGGGFAAGLAIVILAIIIDRLTQALNRQRQH comes from the coding sequence ATGACAATTCCTAAATTACCACTTGCTAGTTGGATGGACAGTTTTGTCGATTGGCTAACACAATTTACAGGTTTCTTTAATGGTTTAACAAACTTTATCGGTGGGATTATCAATGGCTTTCAATGGGTCTTTGATTTAATTCCGATCTGGTTATTTATCGTGATTATCGCGGGTGTCACTTACTTCGCCAATCGCGATACGAAGAAGTGGGGCTTAATCCTTTTTGAAGTGGCCGGCCTTCTTTTAATCTGGAACTTAGATTTCTGGCGGGATATGACACAAACGTTAACCCTTGTGTTGACGTCTAGTTTAATCTCATTAGTGATTGGTGTGCCACTTGGGATTTGGATGGCTAAAAGTGATATTGCCCAGGCAATATTTAAACCAATTCTTGATTTCATGCAGACCATGCCAGCCTTTGTTTACTTGATTCCAGCGGTTGCCTTTTTCGGCATTGGGATGGTGCCCGGCGTTTTCGCGTCAGTGATTTTTGCCATGCCACCAACGGTTCGAATGACTAACCTAGGGATTCGCCAAGTGCCAACCGAATTAATTGAAGCCGCAGATTCTTACGGTTCAACAGAATGGCAGAAATTGATTAAAGTGCAATTACCACTCGCCAAATCAACCTTAATGGCCGGGGTTAACCAAAGTATGATGTTAGCTTTATCAATGGTCGTTATTGCTTCAATGATCGGTGCAATGGGTCTTGGAACCCGGGTTTACTTCGCCGTAGGTCGGAACGATGCTGGGGGCGGTTTTGCAGCCGGCTTGGCAATCGTTATTTTAGCGATTATCATTGATCGTTTGACACAAGCACTAAACAGACAACGACAACATTAA
- a CDS encoding GntR family transcriptional regulator, LSA1692 subfamily, which yields MAKYLYVEIAEALNEDVRAGIYGVHQKLPSETDLAAQFATTRLTIRKAIDLLEKQQVVVRDRNRGTYVLATEGKISSGASGLVGFTEAAKELHLDASTRVLDLRRAIVYPDYVASKLQLNEQEPVWQIERIRMADNEPMTHEQIYLKQRILPNLTAHEAQGSLYRLIEQEMPIGYAQQELEAVILEPGLSELLETTPGQPAFLAHTVAYSMDGYPIFYDNSHYRADKYTFHNILSRKH from the coding sequence ATGGCGAAGTATCTATATGTCGAAATTGCAGAAGCGTTAAACGAAGATGTCCGGGCGGGAATCTATGGTGTCCATCAAAAATTACCGTCAGAAACGGACTTAGCCGCGCAGTTTGCGACGACGCGGTTAACAATCCGCAAGGCAATCGACTTACTCGAAAAACAACAGGTTGTGGTCCGTGATCGGAATCGCGGGACCTATGTTTTAGCGACCGAAGGCAAAATTTCTAGTGGGGCCAGCGGTTTAGTGGGTTTTACCGAAGCCGCCAAGGAATTACACTTGGACGCGAGCACTCGGGTGTTAGATTTGCGCCGCGCAATTGTCTATCCAGACTACGTTGCGTCTAAATTACAACTCAACGAGCAAGAACCGGTTTGGCAGATTGAACGCATCCGGATGGCTGATAACGAACCAATGACGCACGAACAGATTTACCTTAAACAAAGAATACTCCCCAACTTGACGGCCCACGAAGCGCAAGGCTCTCTCTACCGTTTGATTGAACAAGAGATGCCAATTGGTTATGCGCAACAAGAATTAGAAGCCGTTATCTTAGAACCGGGGTTAAGCGAATTACTAGAAACAACACCAGGACAGCCCGCCTTCTTGGCGCACACGGTCGCCTATTCAATGGATGGCTACCCAATCTTTTACGATAATTCCCATTATCGGGCTGACAAGTATACGTTCCACAATATTTTGAGTCGTAAACATTAA
- a CDS encoding quaternary amine ABC transporter ATP-binding protein has protein sequence MTVKLQVKDLTKIFGKRVPRAKELLKQGKSKAEILKETGATIGVDRANFEVESGEIFVIMGLSGSGKSTLVRMINRLIEPTEGSVLIDNEDLMQIDKKELLEVRRKKMSMVFQNFGLFPNRTILDNTSYGLEIQGIDKQTRDQKANEALDLVGLNGYGEQYPTQLSGGMQQRVGLARALANDPEILLMDEAFSALDPLNRSDMQDQLLDLQETMHKTIIFISHDLNEALKIGDHIMIMKDGEIVQTGTPEDILTRPADEYVEKFIENVDRSKVYTAGNVMIRPTTVNIEKDGPRLALKRMRENEVSTVYVVNNKRELVGIIDARDVLELVRKESRDLQSVVNANVPTTTEETPIADILDDISQTGIPFAVLNEKKQLRGIIIRGAVLGALAGNEVNHFA, from the coding sequence ATGACTGTCAAATTACAAGTCAAAGATTTAACGAAGATATTTGGTAAGCGGGTGCCGCGGGCCAAAGAACTATTGAAGCAAGGTAAGAGTAAGGCTGAGATTCTAAAGGAAACAGGTGCGACAATCGGTGTCGACCGGGCTAACTTTGAAGTCGAATCTGGCGAAATATTCGTTATTATGGGACTATCTGGTAGTGGTAAATCAACATTGGTGCGGATGATTAACCGATTGATCGAACCAACTGAAGGTAGTGTGTTGATAGATAACGAGGATTTAATGCAGATTGATAAGAAAGAATTACTTGAAGTCCGGCGCAAGAAAATGAGCATGGTCTTTCAGAATTTCGGACTTTTTCCAAACCGCACAATCCTAGACAACACTTCTTATGGATTAGAAATTCAAGGGATTGATAAACAAACGCGCGATCAAAAAGCTAATGAAGCGTTAGATCTCGTTGGTTTAAACGGTTATGGGGAACAATATCCAACACAATTATCTGGTGGGATGCAACAACGGGTTGGTTTAGCACGTGCTTTAGCCAATGACCCAGAAATCCTATTAATGGATGAAGCTTTCTCAGCGTTAGATCCATTGAACCGTTCAGATATGCAAGATCAATTACTTGATTTACAAGAAACAATGCACAAAACAATTATCTTTATTAGTCATGATTTAAACGAAGCCCTCAAAATCGGCGATCACATCATGATTATGAAGGATGGCGAAATTGTTCAAACTGGAACGCCGGAAGATATTTTAACGCGTCCAGCTGATGAATATGTTGAGAAATTTATCGAAAATGTCGATCGTAGTAAGGTTTATACGGCCGGCAACGTTATGATTCGTCCAACAACGGTTAATATCGAAAAAGATGGCCCACGTTTGGCCTTGAAACGTATGCGTGAAAATGAAGTTTCAACCGTTTATGTTGTGAATAACAAGCGTGAATTGGTCGGGATTATCGATGCGCGGGATGTTTTAGAATTAGTTCGTAAGGAAAGTCGGGATCTTCAGTCCGTTGTTAATGCAAACGTACCGACAACCACTGAAGAAACACCGATTGCGGATATTCTAGATGATATTTCACAAACCGGGATTCCATTTGCCGTCTTAAATGAGAAAAAACAATTACGTGGGATCATCATTCGCGGTGCCGTCTTAGGCGCACTTGCAGGAAACGAGGTGAACCATTTTGCTTAA
- a CDS encoding N(4)-(beta-N-acetylglucosaminyl)-L-asparaginase has product MTYAMIGTWRMAYEGLSKAMTTLEAGGKSTDAIEIAIKEVEDYPFFKSVGYGGLPNAQGLVEMDAAFMDGNTFAIGAVAGISDVKNPISVARQLSNDHFNSFLVGAGASQYAMFNGFEARNMLTERAHKLWAKRVQEINEKNLSPYDGHDTVGMVSLDQDAGMAAGTSTSGLFMKKPGRTGDSALSGSGFYVDSDIGGATATGLGEDLMKGCLSYEIVRLMGSGLSPQAACDQAVYPFVEKLKKRYGKVGEFSLIALNNQGEWGVATNVEFTFAAGNDEQTPQIYMANPGPDQTTIIEPISEAWLIAYEKRIKAPID; this is encoded by the coding sequence ATGACGTATGCAATGATTGGGACATGGCGAATGGCTTATGAAGGATTATCCAAAGCGATGACGACGCTCGAAGCGGGCGGCAAAAGTACGGATGCAATTGAAATCGCTATCAAAGAAGTCGAAGATTATCCATTTTTTAAATCGGTTGGCTACGGTGGTTTACCGAATGCACAAGGTTTAGTTGAAATGGATGCGGCCTTTATGGATGGCAATACGTTTGCGATTGGGGCGGTTGCGGGGATTAGCGATGTTAAAAATCCCATCTCGGTTGCACGCCAATTGAGTAACGATCATTTTAATAGTTTTCTGGTAGGTGCTGGCGCATCACAATATGCGATGTTCAACGGTTTTGAAGCACGCAACATGTTAACAGAGCGCGCGCATAAGTTGTGGGCCAAACGCGTTCAGGAAATTAACGAAAAAAATCTTAGTCCGTATGACGGTCACGATACGGTTGGCATGGTGAGCTTGGATCAAGATGCTGGTATGGCAGCAGGAACTTCGACTTCTGGTTTGTTCATGAAAAAACCAGGGCGCACAGGCGATTCAGCGTTATCCGGCAGTGGCTTTTATGTGGATAGCGACATCGGTGGCGCCACCGCAACGGGTTTAGGCGAAGATTTGATGAAGGGCTGTCTTTCTTACGAAATTGTCCGCTTGATGGGTTCGGGATTATCGCCGCAAGCGGCTTGTGATCAAGCCGTTTATCCATTTGTTGAAAAACTTAAGAAACGCTACGGCAAGGTGGGGGAATTCTCACTGATTGCATTGAATAATCAAGGTGAATGGGGCGTGGCCACCAATGTTGAATTCACTTTTGCAGCCGGGAATGATGAACAGACACCGCAAATTTATATGGCTAATCCAGGGCCGGATCAGACCACTATTATTGAACCAATTTCCGAAGCTTGGTTAATAGCTTACGAAAAACGAATTAAGGCCCCAATTGATTAG
- a CDS encoding glycine betaine ABC transporter substrate-binding protein translates to MIKKNKLIAFFTLIGLVTLLSACSSQTKPYDAKQKLGPQINYTITGIDAGAGIMASTQKALSTYHLEGQNWQLQTSSTAAMTSTLDKAIADKRPIVITGWQPHWMFTKYPIKFLKDPKNVFGQAEHIDTIVRKGLKKDMPEAYTILDRFHWTPAEMSKVMLQVNDGVDPEKAAKDWIKANPKQVAKWTKGVKKVHGTKIKLTYVAWDSEIASTNVVAEVLRQQGYEPTIQAMEIQPMWASVATKAADAQVAAWLPKTSGLYYKDYQGKFEDLGPNLEGAKVGLAVPKYMTNVNSIEDLKTK, encoded by the coding sequence GTGATTAAGAAGAATAAATTAATAGCTTTTTTCACCTTAATTGGATTAGTAACGTTGCTTAGTGCCTGTAGCTCACAAACTAAGCCTTATGATGCTAAGCAAAAGTTAGGCCCACAAATCAACTACACGATTACTGGGATTGATGCCGGAGCTGGTATTATGGCTTCAACGCAAAAGGCTTTATCAACGTATCATTTGGAAGGTCAAAACTGGCAGTTACAAACCAGTTCAACCGCTGCAATGACCAGTACTTTGGACAAAGCGATTGCTGACAAGCGTCCAATCGTGATTACTGGTTGGCAACCACATTGGATGTTTACTAAATATCCAATCAAGTTTTTGAAGGATCCTAAAAATGTCTTTGGCCAGGCTGAACATATCGATACGATTGTTCGAAAAGGCCTTAAAAAAGATATGCCAGAAGCTTATACCATCCTTGACCGGTTCCACTGGACACCAGCGGAAATGTCAAAAGTGATGTTACAAGTTAATGATGGCGTCGATCCAGAAAAGGCTGCTAAAGATTGGATTAAAGCTAATCCCAAACAAGTTGCTAAATGGACCAAGGGTGTTAAAAAAGTTCATGGTACGAAAATTAAGTTAACTTATGTCGCTTGGGATTCTGAAATTGCTTCAACCAACGTTGTTGCGGAAGTACTTCGTCAACAAGGTTATGAACCAACAATTCAGGCAATGGAAATCCAACCAATGTGGGCATCAGTCGCAACTAAAGCGGCCGATGCACAGGTTGCTGCTTGGTTACCAAAGACATCTGGTTTGTACTACAAGGATTACCAAGGTAAGTTTGAAGACTTAGGTCCTAACTTAGAAGGTGCCAAAGTTGGCTTAGCTGTGCCGAAGTACATGACTAACGTGAACTCAATTGAGGATTTAAAAACGAAATAA
- a CDS encoding Nramp family divalent metal transporter, translating into MDKKQREDSQKHEKFIHYADGSSLEEINNTVAIPKNAGFWKTLMAFMGPGALVAVGYMDPGNWITSIAGGAQFAYTLISVILVSNLIAMLLQAMAARLGIVTGMDLAQMTRAKTGKKMGIFLWIVTELAIMATDIAEIIGSAIALELIFNIPLLWGVLITAFDVLLLLLLMKLGFRKIEAIVATLVAVILFVFLYEVILAQPNMGDVVRGFVPSPRIMTDKKMLFLALGIVGATVMPHNLYLHSSIAQARQYDRDDVAEKRKAIKFTVIDSNIQLTIAFVVNCLLLILGAAMFYGTNSDLGRFVDLFNALQNKEIVGSIASPMLSLLFAVALLASGQNSTITGTLSGQIVMEGFVRMKIPLWARRVITRGLSILPVIIFTVYYHGNEAQVENLLIYSQVFLSIALPVSMIPLTLFTSDEKIMGPFVNRPWVKYTAWFVTIVLTLLNIYLILQTVGLAA; encoded by the coding sequence ATGGATAAGAAACAGCGAGAAGATTCACAAAAGCATGAGAAATTTATTCATTATGCTGATGGTAGTAGTCTAGAAGAAATTAACAACACCGTTGCGATCCCTAAGAACGCTGGTTTCTGGAAAACCTTGATGGCTTTCATGGGACCCGGTGCGTTAGTTGCGGTTGGTTACATGGATCCAGGTAACTGGATTACATCAATTGCCGGTGGGGCACAATTTGCTTACACCTTGATCAGTGTTATTTTAGTATCGAACTTAATTGCCATGCTATTACAAGCAATGGCGGCACGTTTAGGAATTGTTACCGGGATGGATTTAGCGCAGATGACGCGTGCCAAAACCGGTAAAAAGATGGGGATTTTCCTGTGGATTGTCACAGAATTAGCCATTATGGCGACTGATATTGCAGAAATTATTGGTTCCGCCATTGCGTTAGAATTAATCTTTAATATTCCATTATTATGGGGTGTCTTAATCACCGCATTCGATGTCTTGCTCCTATTATTATTGATGAAACTTGGCTTCCGGAAAATTGAAGCGATTGTAGCAACCTTAGTGGCTGTTATCTTATTCGTCTTCTTATACGAAGTAATCTTGGCACAACCTAACATGGGTGATGTTGTGCGTGGATTTGTACCAAGCCCAAGAATTATGACTGACAAGAAGATGTTGTTCTTGGCATTAGGGATTGTTGGTGCAACTGTTATGCCACATAACTTGTACTTACATTCTTCAATTGCGCAAGCACGTCAATACGATCGTGATGATGTTGCTGAAAAACGTAAAGCAATCAAGTTTACAGTAATCGATTCAAACATCCAATTAACAATCGCTTTTGTCGTTAACTGTTTACTATTAATCCTTGGTGCAGCAATGTTCTATGGTACTAACAGTGATTTAGGTCGTTTTGTTGATTTATTTAACGCTTTACAAAACAAAGAAATTGTTGGGAGTATTGCTAGCCCAATGTTGAGTTTACTTTTTGCTGTTGCCTTATTGGCATCAGGTCAAAACTCAACGATTACAGGGACGCTTTCAGGACAAATTGTCATGGAAGGTTTCGTCCGTATGAAGATTCCATTGTGGGCACGTCGGGTCATTACACGTGGGTTATCAATCTTACCAGTTATCATCTTCACGGTTTATTACCATGGGAATGAAGCCCAAGTTGAAAACCTTTTGATTTACTCACAAGTCTTCTTGAGTATCGCATTGCCAGTTTCAATGATTCCATTGACATTGTTTACTAGTGATGAAAAAATCATGGGACCATTCGTTAACCGCCCTTGGGTGAAATATACGGCTTGGTTCGTAACAATTGTCTTAACATTATTGAATATCTATTTAATCTTACAAACAGTGGGCCTAGCAGCCTAA
- a CDS encoding MgtC/SapB family protein, whose product MIRLTLATVIAGIIGSDREYKNRPAGIRTHILVCLGACVIAMIQQEIAAQNVQFALHHLAIATTIRSDQARLIAQVVSGIGFLGAGTIVVTRHKIQGLTTAASLWATAGIGLAIGMGYYQIAVISAVFVIFVIVFLKKIIHINTLKKIEIKYKHKLETKEFIQTYFEEHHIQIRDVNFSVTQNERDTIYTNVYRIEIPREMQYSEIVEDISMNKNIMTIRMVSI is encoded by the coding sequence ATGATTCGGTTGACCCTAGCGACCGTAATCGCTGGGATTATTGGCTCCGATCGGGAGTATAAAAATCGTCCGGCTGGGATTCGGACGCATATTTTGGTCTGCTTGGGGGCCTGTGTCATTGCGATGATTCAACAAGAAATTGCTGCTCAAAATGTGCAATTTGCGCTACACCATTTAGCGATTGCCACCACGATTCGTTCTGATCAGGCGCGTTTGATTGCGCAAGTGGTCAGTGGAATTGGGTTCTTAGGGGCCGGGACGATTGTCGTAACCCGCCATAAGATTCAAGGGCTAACAACGGCAGCCTCGTTATGGGCGACAGCTGGTATTGGCTTAGCAATTGGGATGGGCTATTACCAAATTGCCGTTATTAGTGCCGTTTTCGTCATTTTTGTGATTGTCTTTTTAAAGAAAATTATTCATATCAATACGTTGAAGAAAATTGAAATTAAATACAAACACAAACTAGAGACCAAGGAATTTATCCAAACTTATTTTGAAGAACACCATATTCAGATTCGGGATGTGAACTTCTCAGTGACCCAAAATGAACGGGACACAATATACACCAACGTTTATCGAATCGAAATTCCACGAGAGATGCAATATTCAGAAATTGTGGAAGACATCTCGATGAATAAGAATATTATGACGATTAGAATGGTCAGCATTTAA
- a CDS encoding GrdB-related putative oxidoreductase codes for MEILILLDQIQAGLGGTERGDLPLGGKKMAMGSADMFEKYLEKDEKIAVTLYCGDQNFMDHKDEVSLKLAAMIKKLHPDVVICGPAFHYEQYAEMCAQTGALVTEKTDIPVVAAMSKECQSVINQYRQRVDIVKMPKKGGTGLSDALKDILALCRIKANHGNISEFPSDKIY; via the coding sequence ATGGAAATTTTAATTTTATTAGATCAAATTCAAGCAGGTTTAGGTGGCACCGAACGTGGCGATTTACCCTTGGGTGGTAAAAAAATGGCGATGGGTTCTGCCGATATGTTTGAAAAGTATTTAGAAAAGGACGAAAAAATCGCGGTGACCTTATATTGTGGTGATCAAAATTTCATGGATCATAAAGATGAGGTCAGCTTGAAGTTGGCAGCGATGATTAAAAAGTTGCATCCAGATGTTGTTATTTGTGGGCCAGCTTTTCATTATGAACAATACGCTGAAATGTGTGCCCAAACTGGGGCCTTAGTGACCGAAAAAACTGATATTCCAGTTGTGGCTGCAATGTCTAAAGAATGCCAGTCAGTAATCAATCAATATCGACAACGTGTTGATATCGTTAAGATGCCTAAAAAAGGTGGTACTGGCTTGAGTGATGCCTTGAAGGATATCTTGGCACTCTGCCGGATAAAAGCTAATCATGGTAATATTTCTGAGTTTCCGAGCGATAAAATCTATTAA
- a CDS encoding PTS sugar transporter subunit IIC → MFDKLEKFLMPLAIKLGSNKVLIAIRDGFLITTPLIIVASIFLLIANFPIPHWSEFWGQFLGTGWESWFTNVSRAVFNTVGFFTCFSTAYAYGKQKNTDAIQAAAVALVAFLILTPTKMVVENLKEPVDGALDMNYLGTNGIFLGLVVALVAVPIYCYVTEKGWTIKMPDGVPPAVSQSFEALIPSAVVMLVFFAIRIIFGLTPYETLYNFIFEILQVPLKGAGNTLTAQIIYGFACTIFWFFGINGPAVANSVFAPISKVLTMENLDAFQAHKALPNIFTDPFSNFFTNFGGGGSTLSLLIVMLLFCRSQRIKQLGKLAILPGIFGINEPIIFGLPIVLNPILIIPFNLVPLINLLLSTMVTKWGLIPYTNGVALPWTTPIGFSGYLSTGSIVASLYQFALLALGCLIYYPFIKTLDKQYIKEEQDAEMAKAEDISFDDLTEADLNL, encoded by the coding sequence ATGTTTGATAAATTAGAAAAATTCTTGATGCCGTTAGCGATAAAACTGGGGAGCAATAAAGTTTTAATCGCTATTCGGGATGGCTTTTTAATCACAACACCTTTAATTATTGTCGCTTCAATTTTCCTATTAATTGCTAATTTTCCAATTCCACATTGGTCTGAATTCTGGGGTCAATTCTTAGGGACTGGTTGGGAAAGTTGGTTCACTAACGTTTCGCGTGCTGTCTTTAATACAGTTGGCTTCTTCACCTGTTTTAGTACGGCTTACGCTTACGGCAAACAAAAAAATACGGATGCAATCCAAGCAGCCGCAGTTGCTTTGGTAGCCTTTTTAATCCTAACACCAACTAAAATGGTTGTTGAAAATCTAAAGGAACCCGTTGATGGGGCTTTAGATATGAACTACCTTGGCACAAATGGTATTTTCTTGGGACTAGTTGTTGCACTTGTTGCAGTACCCATTTATTGTTATGTGACTGAAAAAGGGTGGACAATTAAAATGCCAGATGGCGTGCCACCCGCAGTTTCGCAATCATTTGAAGCATTGATTCCAAGTGCAGTTGTCATGTTAGTCTTTTTCGCAATTCGCATTATTTTTGGGTTAACACCATACGAAACACTGTATAATTTCATCTTTGAAATCTTACAAGTGCCATTAAAAGGGGCCGGCAATACTTTAACTGCCCAGATTATCTACGGATTTGCCTGCACAATCTTCTGGTTCTTTGGCATTAATGGACCAGCAGTTGCTAATTCTGTTTTTGCACCAATTTCTAAAGTGTTAACAATGGAAAACTTGGATGCTTTCCAAGCACATAAGGCATTGCCTAACATTTTTACTGACCCATTCTCAAACTTTTTCACTAACTTTGGTGGTGGTGGGAGTACCTTATCACTATTAATCGTGATGCTCTTATTCTGTCGCTCACAACGAATTAAACAACTTGGAAAATTGGCTATTTTACCAGGGATTTTCGGCATTAACGAACCAATCATCTTTGGGTTGCCAATTGTGTTGAATCCGATTCTCATCATTCCATTTAACTTAGTACCACTTATCAACCTCTTGCTATCAACGATGGTAACGAAATGGGGATTAATTCCATATACCAATGGGGTGGCCTTACCATGGACAACACCAATCGGTTTTTCCGGCTACCTTTCAACTGGGAGCATTGTGGCTTCACTCTATCAATTCGCATTATTAGCATTAGGTTGTTTAATTTACTACCCATTTATTAAGACATTGGATAAACAATACATCAAAGAAGAACAAGACGCAGAGATGGCTAAAGCAGAAGATATTTCATTTGATGATTTAACGGAAGCAGACTTGAATTTGTAA